ACATCGGATGCGGGCCCGAACGAGCCCGGGCTCCGACAGGGATCAGAAACTCAGCAACCCGCGGCGAACTCGTTCTGGAACGCCAGGAAGTCGAAGATGTTCAACTCACCGTCGCCATCGAAGTCCGCGGCCAGATCACCCGACGCAAAGGCGTTCTGGAACGCCAGGAAGTCGAAGATGTCCAGCTCGCCATTGCCATCGAAATCGGCCCGGCAACCGGTGCCGTCGTCGCAGCGGAAGCCACGCACGCTGACCGCATCCACCGACGCCTCGGTCGCCGAGTCGTTGGGGCTGTCGGCCACGCTGAAGCGCAGCTGCACCGCGTTGGTCAGGTCAACGTAGTCGGTGACGGCGATCTCCATCTCGGTCCAGTCCTCGCCACCGGCGGCGTGGTCGACCGACTCGATGGTCGTCCAACCCGTGCCGTCGGTGATCTCGACCAGCAGGCGATCGTTGTCGGTCAGGCCCGCACGCTGATCGTCGTTCCAGAACCAGCGGGCGTACCGCAGGGTCACGTCAGCCGGAGCACCGGCCAGCAGGAATACCGGCGACGTCAGGATCGTCGGACCACCGTCCACGTCCTCGCCGCGCTCGTTGCCGGTCACGAAGGCCTGGCCCGAGCCATCGAAGTCGTTGTCCGGAGCGCCGCGGAAGCCATCGGGCGTGCCCAGCTCCCAGTCGCCGCTGATGGTCGTGCCCGACATGTTCCAGCCGGAAACGGTCTCGAAGTCGAACATGCCGTAGTCCAGGTCCTCACCGATGCGATCCACCGTGTAGGGACCATCGGCGCCCAGGGCCGGCAGCGTCACCACGGTGCCGCCGTCGCCGGTGACCTCCATGTAGAACGCCGGGCTCGTGCCGCACGTGGTCTCGGGCAGGTCGAAGACCCAGGTGTCGCCCGAGAGGGTCATGTCGGCGCGGGTGAAGCCCGAGCCGGTCATGTCGTAGTAGATCGACGGCGAGCCGACGAGCATCTCGTCGCCTTCGATGACCTCGACTTCGACGTTCAGGGCCGTGCCCGGAAGCGCGATGTCCGGAACATCCGAAACCAGCGACATGCCGATCGCCGGGGTCACGCCAGCAACCACCAGCGAGTACACCGAGTCGAGCTCGGCCGTCGCGGGATGGCCGTCCTGGTTGATCTCGTCGCCAAGGACCTCCACGGTCCATACGCCGCCCTCGGGCGAATCGACGAACACGTTCTCGACGTTGTCAAGATCGTTGGGCGAGCCGCCGGGCGTGGAGAAGTTGCCGTTGGTCAGGCCGTTGTTGCCGTAGTACACCGCGCCGCTGGGCGAGGTCACCTTCAGGGTCAGGTCGTTGATGCGGTGCTTGCTCGACGACGTCGTGCCGCTCGGATCGCGGTACACCATCGTCACGCGCAGATCCGGCTCGTCGCTGGCGACCTTCAGCGGGTAGCTGTTGGCGCTCAGCGGGGTCACCGGCTGGTTGGCGTCGACGATGAAGAACCGCTCGCGCTCGTCGTAGAGCTTGCCCACGTCGGCAAGGCCCCAGCCCTGACGCATACGGTTCAGGTCGTCGCTCGAGCTGGCAAAGTCATACTGCAGGCCCGTGTTGATCATCATGGCCTTGGCCGTGCTCGACACCGGACGGTTCTCGAAGACCGTGCCACCGGGCACCGCCACCGGACCGAACACGCCCTCGTTCCACATCTGGTAGAACAGGCCGATGTGGCCGGCGGTAATGGGCGTAGCGCCCGACGTGCCACCGAATTGCGTGTACGACGTGGGCGAACCGGTGGTCGCCGCGATGGTCGAGTCGTAGAAGTGGCTCAGATCGGGCTTGATGCGCCCGTCCGAAGCCGGACCCGTGCTGCCCGCGCTGCCGCCGTGGCGGTCGTCGGTCCGCGTCAGCGTGCCGAAGTGGTTGATGCCACCGACGGCCACGATGTTCTTCGCCCAGGCCTGGGGACGGCTGGGCGTGCTGCCCGAGTTCGACTGGCTCTGGGTAATCGTGATGTTGTGGTCGAACAGGATGTCGTCCATCTCGGCCGACACGGTCGTGTAATCAGTCGTGCGAGGGTCGCCCCAGCTGTTGGTCTGGAACACCGCGCGGTACGGGCCCGACGGATCGACCAGACGCGCCGTGTGCGCGTAGCGGTCGCCCAGGGCGCCGTACGCCGCGATGATCGTCTGCTCGGCATCGGGCAGGAAGCCGCGAGCCTGCGGGTTGGTGCCCGGCGCGAACACGATGCTGAACACGCTCGTGCCGTGCGACTGGCTGCCCACGGCGCCGTGCAGCAACGGAGCCGGGCTCATGCCGCTGAACTCCTGGTGGCTCAGGTACAGGCCGCTGTCCATGACCTCGGCGCGAACGCCCTCGCCGCTGTAGCCGGTCTCGTTCTCGACGTAATCGGCGCCGCCGATCATGCGGGCGATGTCCACGTCCGGCTCGGGCTCGCCGCGCACGTCCATGAAGAGCACGTCGCTGCGCTGGGCGACCGCCAGCAGCTGTGCGTCGGTCAGCCAGGCCTGCAGGCGGCCGACCGGCTCGGACTCCAGGTCGATCGCCGCGCCCATCGCGCGGATGTGCTGTGCCAAGCCCTTCAGCGAACCCTCGCCGCGACGCAGCGTCTGGATCGAATAACGCTGGAACGTCGTCGAGTCACCCGAACCGCTCAGCGCCAGGCGCTGCAGGTCCGGCTCGTCGAGCTTGTAGGCCGGGTGATACTCGCCCACCCACCGCACGAAGGGCAATGCACGAACGGCATCGACCATGCTCTCGTCGATCGTCACGATCTGTGCCTGGTCGGGCAGGAAGCGCTCGACCGTGCCGCCCAGGCGAGCGATCGCCTGGCCGTACGCCTCGAGCGGCTGGCTGATGTACTGCACGATGAATGCCTGGTTGCCGTCCACGGCCTTGAGCTGATCGGGCACCGCCGGAATGAAGCCGGCAGGATCGAACTCGGCATAACGCAGCATGATCGTGCCGCGCTGTTCCACCACACGCTGCTCGGCCCGGCCGTCGAGGCTGATTGCCACCATCGGCTGGCCCGCGTCGGTCCACGTCCGGACGTAGCCGTCGCCAACACGAACGGTCTGCGCTTGCGTCGGCTTGGCAAGCTGCTGCGACGCCAAGGCCAGACCACTGCTGGCCAGCAGCACCGCCGCCGAAGCCGCCATCACCGTCAATCGATTAGTTCCACGCTGCATGTGTCGTCCTCTTCCTGATGAGCTGTGGGGTGCCCGAAACACGCCCCCCGGGCATGCACGGCAACGCCGGGCATTCCAGCGTCTACGCCTTGCAATACAACACGCCGGGCCGGTGCGTAACCGGCTTCGGGGGTTCCTATACAATGGCGGAAAAGCCGCAGAACCACAAGCCCTTTTGCACGGCTTTCGACACCAACCGCCGCACAAACCGGGCCTTCAGTCCGGATAACCCCGCTCTTCGGTTTTCGATTGGTCCGCATCGAGCCCGGGGCTCAAGATCAACGGAATGGGCGAGGAGGGATTCGAACCCCCGAAGGCATTGCCAGCAGATTTACAGTCTGCCCCCTTTGGCCACTTGGGTACTCGCCCGCTGGGCCACCATCGTAGCCAGCGAATCGATCGAAGGCCTCAAGACTCGGCCTGATCAGCCCCGGAAACATCCGCCGCGATCTCCAACGGCGGCGGCTCCACGGGCTTGCCCCGGCGCTGCGGCAACGCCACCGGCTGCGTGCGTCCGCCCTGCACCACCGGCACCAGCAAGGGCTGGCCCGCCTGCGGATCACCCGACATCCAGACCACCAGGTCGCGCACCGGGCCGCCGCGAGCAAAGTCGAACTGCCGATAAGCCTGGCGCGGCGGCCCCTTGCGAACCGAGCCTCCACCAACCCCATTGGCCTCGAGAAAACCCGCCACCGCGCCGATCACCTCGGGCTCGGGCAGACCTCCGCCCCGCTCGTGCAGAAAAGCACAGGGACAACCCGCCGAGAGGACCTGACCCGGTGCCGCGAGATAAAGGTCTCCGCCGAACTCCATGGCCTCCAGAAGACCCGCCAGCTCCGCCGGGTGCTCCAGGCTCAACGCGTCCGAATCCACGCACCACTCGATGCCCGACGCCTGGGCGTCCAGAACGGCCCGCCGCGCATCATCGAGCAGCTCGTGCAGTTCCTCGGGCCACGGCTCGTCGGCCCAGATCTTCGCCAGGTCGGCCGCGTGCCGATCGATGCCCACCGAGGCGGTATCGATCGCCAAACCCCGGCTCTCGTCCAGATCGTGCTCGTCCAGATCGCCCAGGGCCAGCGCAATGGCCTGCAGCCCGATGATCGCCGGCACGCTCTGGCGCCATCGACCACCAGCGCCCTCGGTGGGCAACGCCACCGCCGAGCGCGCAAACTCGGTCCAACGCGCAAGCAGCACCGCCCAGGTCATCGCTTCAGGCATGCCGCAAGCCTACGCCGATCGCTACAGATCGCCTTCCATCTCCCGCTGGCCGAACAAGCGATCGTGGATGGGCGCCAAGGCCTCGAGGGTGTGCTGGAGCACCTGCACCGGCGTCCCGATGGCGTCGACCTCGTGGATCAGCTTGTTGGGATAGAAATCCAGCACGGGACGCGTCTCGTGCTCATAAACCTCCCACCGCCGACGGATCACGTCTTCCCTGGCATCATCGGCCCGATTCTCGCGCAACGCCCGCTTGCGGAGCCGCATCAGCATGGCGCTCATGTCCCGGCAGACCAGGTGCACGATCGCCTTGACCTCGATGTGCTCTTCGAGCAGCTTGGCCTGCTTCACGTTCCGGGGAATCCCGTCCAGCACCAGCAGCTCGGCGTGCGGCTTGTAGTAGCTCAGGGTCATCTGCGCGTGCAGATTCTCCTTCCACATGTCCACCGTCACGTCGTCGGGCACCAGTTCGCCCTTGGACGAATACTCGTAGAACGTCCGCCCCAGCGGCGTGTGGATGTCCAGCGTGCGGAACACCTCGCCGCACGACAGGTGATAGAACCCCGGGATCTGCCCGAGGATCTTGCCCTGCGTGCCCTTGCCCGCTCCGGGAGCGCCGAACAGCAACGCGGTTGGAACACGATCGGCCATCGTGGCCTCCCCTTCACTGGACTGTGGCGAGCCGAACAAGCCCCGCCGGAAACGTGCCCCCAAGCATAACGCCCACGCGGGTGGAAGGCCCGTTTCGGGGCCCCGCCATGCGTGGGCGTGTGCGTTTTCTGACGGTTTTTTTGATCGCCGCCGCCCCGACCGGGCCGGCAAGTCCGATCAGTCGGCCGCGATCACTTCCT
This window of the Phycisphaerales bacterium genome carries:
- a CDS encoding GC-type dockerin domain-anchored protein — translated: MQRGTNRLTVMAASAAVLLASSGLALASQQLAKPTQAQTVRVGDGYVRTWTDAGQPMVAISLDGRAEQRVVEQRGTIMLRYAEFDPAGFIPAVPDQLKAVDGNQAFIVQYISQPLEAYGQAIARLGGTVERFLPDQAQIVTIDESMVDAVRALPFVRWVGEYHPAYKLDEPDLQRLALSGSGDSTTFQRYSIQTLRRGEGSLKGLAQHIRAMGAAIDLESEPVGRLQAWLTDAQLLAVAQRSDVLFMDVRGEPEPDVDIARMIGGADYVENETGYSGEGVRAEVMDSGLYLSHQEFSGMSPAPLLHGAVGSQSHGTSVFSIVFAPGTNPQARGFLPDAEQTIIAAYGALGDRYAHTARLVDPSGPYRAVFQTNSWGDPRTTDYTTVSAEMDDILFDHNITITQSQSNSGSTPSRPQAWAKNIVAVGGINHFGTLTRTDDRHGGSAGSTGPASDGRIKPDLSHFYDSTIAATTGSPTSYTQFGGTSGATPITAGHIGLFYQMWNEGVFGPVAVPGGTVFENRPVSSTAKAMMINTGLQYDFASSSDDLNRMRQGWGLADVGKLYDERERFFIVDANQPVTPLSANSYPLKVASDEPDLRVTMVYRDPSGTTSSSKHRINDLTLKVTSPSGAVYYGNNGLTNGNFSTPGGSPNDLDNVENVFVDSPEGGVWTVEVLGDEINQDGHPATAELDSVYSLVVAGVTPAIGMSLVSDVPDIALPGTALNVEVEVIEGDEMLVGSPSIYYDMTGSGFTRADMTLSGDTWVFDLPETTCGTSPAFYMEVTGDGGTVVTLPALGADGPYTVDRIGEDLDYGMFDFETVSGWNMSGTTISGDWELGTPDGFRGAPDNDFDGSGQAFVTGNERGEDVDGGPTILTSPVFLLAGAPADVTLRYARWFWNDDQRAGLTDNDRLLVEITDGTGWTTIESVDHAAGGEDWTEMEIAVTDYVDLTNAVQLRFSVADSPNDSATEASVDAVSVRGFRCDDGTGCRADFDGNGELDIFDFLAFQNAFASGDLAADFDGDGELNIFDFLAFQNEFAAGC
- a CDS encoding nucleoside monophosphate kinase translates to MADRVPTALLFGAPGAGKGTQGKILGQIPGFYHLSCGEVFRTLDIHTPLGRTFYEYSSKGELVPDDVTVDMWKENLHAQMTLSYYKPHAELLVLDGIPRNVKQAKLLEEHIEVKAIVHLVCRDMSAMLMRLRKRALRENRADDAREDVIRRRWEVYEHETRPVLDFYPNKLIHEVDAIGTPVQVLQHTLEALAPIHDRLFGQREMEGDL